A window of Corallococcus macrosporus DSM 14697 contains these coding sequences:
- a CDS encoding acyl-CoA dehydrogenase family protein has product MDFSWTQEQVELYDRALAFARAKLPEASKGPKEALPRELWRRCGEFGFLGLPVPVAHGGLGLDALTTARVMEALGRGCVDTGLVFSVGAHVFACVMPILESGDAAQQARCLPRLCSGEWVGANAISEPEAGSDVFALKTRAVRDGDGYVLDGGKSYVTNGPSADVFLVYAATQPAHGYMGLSAFLVEKDTPGLSVGRAFEKMGLSTSPIAPIYLEGCRVPESARLGAEGQGAALFKRSMQWERACLFAAYVGVMERVLEQTVDFARTRKQFKKALGKNQAISHKLADMKQRLEASRLLLYQACWKMDRGQDAVMEVSLAKLAISEAAIQSGLDAIQIHGGMGYVAETGIERVLRDAIPSAIFSGTSEIQRDIIANQLGL; this is encoded by the coding sequence ATGGACTTCAGTTGGACTCAGGAGCAGGTGGAGCTCTATGACCGCGCGCTCGCCTTCGCGCGCGCGAAGTTGCCCGAGGCCTCGAAGGGCCCCAAGGAAGCCCTCCCCCGCGAGCTGTGGCGGCGCTGCGGCGAGTTCGGCTTCCTGGGCCTCCCCGTGCCAGTGGCCCACGGAGGACTGGGGCTGGACGCGCTGACGACGGCGCGGGTGATGGAGGCGCTGGGGCGCGGCTGCGTGGACACCGGGCTGGTCTTCTCCGTGGGGGCCCACGTCTTCGCGTGCGTGATGCCCATCCTGGAGAGCGGGGACGCCGCGCAGCAGGCCCGGTGCCTCCCCCGCTTGTGCTCGGGGGAATGGGTGGGCGCCAACGCCATCTCCGAGCCGGAGGCGGGCTCGGACGTGTTCGCCCTGAAGACGCGCGCGGTGCGCGACGGTGACGGCTACGTCCTGGACGGCGGCAAGAGCTACGTCACCAACGGCCCCTCCGCGGACGTCTTCCTCGTCTACGCGGCGACGCAGCCGGCCCACGGCTACATGGGGCTGAGCGCCTTCCTCGTGGAGAAGGACACGCCGGGCCTCTCCGTGGGGCGCGCGTTCGAGAAGATGGGGCTGTCCACCTCGCCCATCGCCCCCATCTACCTGGAGGGGTGCCGCGTCCCGGAGTCGGCGCGGCTGGGCGCGGAGGGACAGGGCGCGGCGCTCTTCAAGCGCTCCATGCAGTGGGAGCGCGCGTGCCTCTTCGCCGCCTACGTGGGCGTCATGGAGCGCGTGCTCGAGCAGACGGTGGACTTCGCCCGGACGCGCAAGCAGTTCAAGAAGGCGCTCGGGAAGAACCAGGCCATCTCCCACAAGCTGGCGGACATGAAGCAGCGGCTGGAGGCGTCCCGGCTCCTGCTGTACCAGGCCTGCTGGAAGATGGACCGGGGCCAGGACGCCGTCATGGAGGTGTCCCTGGCGAAGCTGGCCATCAGCGAGGCCGCCATCCAGAGCGGCCTGGACGCCATCCAGATTCACGGCGGCATGGGCTACGTGGCCGAAACGGGCATCGAGCGCGTGCTGCGCGACGCCATCCCCAGCGCCATCTTCTCCGGCACCTCCGAAATCCAGCGCGACATCATCGCCAACCAGCTCGGCCTATGA
- a CDS encoding SDR family oxidoreductase: protein MDSDENDTPSRRRVMGGLAAGVAAVFATPALGQDGGTASAAAEPLQNPVTLYPKPPFPKQSQPWPGLASKMQPRPDHGEKSYKGRGRLAGRRALITGGDSGIGRAAAIAYAREGADVAINYLPAEEPDAREVVALIKAAGRKAVALPGDLRSEAFCKKLVADAVSRLGGLDILVNNAARQQSHASILDITTEQLDWTLKTNLYAMFWLTKAAVPHLKPGSAIINTTSVVAYDPPENLLDYSMTKAGIRNFTECLAKQLAKQGIRVNGVAPGPFWTPLQVSGGQTQENLVSFGGNTPLGRPGQPAELASIYVELASQGTSYSTGQIFGATGGRGGP, encoded by the coding sequence ATGGATTCGGACGAGAACGACACACCTTCCCGCCGTCGGGTGATGGGTGGGCTGGCCGCGGGAGTCGCAGCGGTGTTCGCCACACCCGCGCTGGGCCAGGACGGAGGCACGGCGTCCGCTGCCGCGGAGCCCCTCCAGAACCCTGTCACGCTGTACCCCAAGCCTCCGTTCCCGAAGCAGTCGCAACCCTGGCCCGGCCTCGCGAGCAAGATGCAGCCTCGGCCGGACCACGGCGAGAAGAGCTACAAGGGCCGCGGCCGCCTCGCGGGGCGCAGGGCGCTCATCACGGGCGGAGACTCCGGCATCGGACGCGCCGCCGCCATCGCCTATGCGCGCGAGGGCGCGGACGTGGCCATCAATTACCTCCCCGCCGAGGAGCCCGACGCCCGGGAGGTGGTGGCGCTCATCAAGGCCGCGGGCCGCAAGGCGGTGGCGCTCCCCGGTGACCTCCGGAGCGAGGCGTTCTGCAAGAAGCTCGTCGCGGACGCGGTGAGCCGGCTCGGGGGGCTCGACATCCTCGTCAACAACGCCGCCCGCCAGCAGAGCCACGCCTCCATCCTGGACATCACCACCGAGCAGCTTGACTGGACCCTGAAGACGAACCTCTACGCGATGTTCTGGCTCACCAAGGCGGCCGTGCCGCACCTCAAGCCGGGCTCGGCCATCATCAACACCACCTCCGTCGTCGCTTATGACCCGCCCGAGAACCTGCTCGACTACTCGATGACCAAGGCGGGCATCCGGAACTTCACCGAGTGCCTCGCCAAGCAGTTGGCGAAGCAGGGCATCCGGGTGAACGGGGTGGCGCCCGGACCGTTCTGGACGCCGCTCCAGGTGTCGGGCGGGCAGACCCAGGAGAACCTCGTCTCGTTTGGTGGGAACACGCCCCTGGGCCGCCCCGGCCAGCCCGCGGAGCTCGCGAGCATCTACGTGGAGCTGGCGAGCCAGGGGACCAGCTACTCCACCGGACAGATCTTCGGCGCCACCGGCGGTCGTGGTGGCCCTTGA
- a CDS encoding DUF421 domain-containing protein → MFFDSWHDLARVLIVGAAAYGALVLMLRLSGPRTLSKLNAFDLVVTVALGSTLATVLLSKDVSLAEGLLAFAVLIGLQFLVTWTSVRWPGFNTVVKSEPVMVMRQGRFLPQAMRRARVMEEEVRSVLRDQGVARLGAVEAVVLETDGSLSVIRRQDAPPETLPRPRQARHDHGGAADLDS, encoded by the coding sequence ATGTTTTTCGATAGCTGGCACGACCTGGCCCGGGTGTTGATTGTAGGCGCGGCGGCGTATGGGGCCCTGGTGCTGATGCTGCGCCTGTCGGGCCCGCGAACGCTCTCCAAGCTCAACGCCTTCGACCTGGTGGTCACGGTGGCGCTGGGCTCGACGCTGGCCACGGTGCTGCTGTCCAAGGACGTGTCCCTGGCCGAGGGACTGCTCGCCTTCGCCGTGCTCATCGGCCTCCAGTTCCTCGTCACCTGGACGTCGGTGCGCTGGCCCGGGTTCAACACGGTGGTGAAGTCCGAGCCCGTCATGGTCATGCGGCAGGGCCGCTTCCTGCCCCAGGCCATGCGCCGGGCCCGGGTGATGGAGGAGGAGGTGCGCTCGGTGCTGCGCGACCAGGGCGTGGCCCGGCTCGGGGCGGTGGAGGCGGTGGTGCTGGAGACCGATGGCTCCTTGTCCGTGATTCGCCGGCAGGACGCTCCCCCCGAGACGCTGCCCCGCCCCAGGCAGGCGCGTCACGACCACGGCGGAGCCGCCGACCTCGATTCGTAG
- a CDS encoding amino acid adenylation domain-containing protein: MTLDQIVIRAAAKAPESIALKGPDGTLTYGQLDALANRVARALQELGVKRGDRVGLWTEKSVRAVAAMQGIARLGAAYVPMDPLNPAARTRLILDDCGIDVLVTSTTRASELHNAGVSRLRFLLLDDKGPELCWNRLSSFSSAPLPPHGAGDDDLAYILYTSGSTGAPKGVCISQRNALAFIEWCHELLGTTPEDRFSNHAPFFFDLSVLDLYAAFMGGASVTLIPEALAFAPEKLVELVLRERFTCWYSVPSALMLMMQEGGLLNHPDLPFRMVLFAGEPFPIRHLRPLREHLRRARFFNLYGPTETNVCTFHEVTELSPHRTEPVPIGRASCGNRVWLARPPPDSEEAREEGDGVGELMVEGPTVMMGYWGQPPHGARPYATGDRCRELPDGTFEYLGRRDNLLKVRGRRIEAGEIEAALLAHPDIREVGVVATGAGLEARLVAFVVSGAAKAPSLLKVKKHCAERLPRYMIVDEVRALPELPRTQNGKLDRRELRERAQRPSTR, translated from the coding sequence ATGACACTCGACCAAATCGTCATCCGCGCAGCGGCGAAGGCTCCCGAGTCCATCGCCCTCAAGGGCCCCGACGGGACGCTCACGTACGGGCAGTTGGACGCGCTCGCCAACCGCGTCGCCCGCGCGCTCCAGGAGCTGGGGGTGAAGCGGGGAGACCGCGTGGGGCTGTGGACGGAGAAGTCCGTGCGCGCCGTGGCCGCGATGCAGGGCATTGCCCGGCTGGGCGCCGCCTACGTCCCCATGGACCCGCTGAACCCCGCCGCGAGGACGCGGCTCATCCTGGACGACTGCGGCATCGACGTGCTGGTGACGAGCACCACGCGCGCGTCCGAGCTGCACAACGCGGGCGTGAGCCGGCTGCGCTTCCTGCTGCTGGACGACAAGGGGCCTGAGCTCTGCTGGAACCGCCTGTCCAGCTTCTCCTCGGCGCCGCTGCCGCCGCACGGCGCGGGCGACGACGACCTGGCGTACATCCTCTACACGTCCGGCTCCACCGGGGCGCCCAAGGGCGTGTGCATCAGCCAGCGGAACGCGCTGGCCTTCATCGAGTGGTGCCACGAGCTGCTGGGCACCACGCCGGAGGACCGCTTCAGCAACCACGCGCCCTTCTTCTTCGACCTGTCGGTGCTGGACCTGTACGCGGCCTTCATGGGCGGCGCGTCCGTCACCCTCATCCCAGAGGCGCTGGCCTTCGCGCCCGAGAAGCTGGTGGAGCTGGTCCTCCGCGAGCGGTTCACCTGCTGGTACTCCGTGCCCTCCGCGCTGATGCTGATGATGCAGGAGGGGGGGCTGCTCAATCACCCCGACCTGCCCTTCCGCATGGTGCTCTTCGCCGGAGAGCCCTTCCCCATCCGGCACCTGCGCCCGCTGCGGGAGCACCTGCGGCGCGCCCGGTTCTTCAACCTCTACGGCCCCACGGAGACGAACGTCTGCACCTTCCACGAGGTGACGGAGCTGTCGCCGCACCGGACGGAGCCCGTGCCCATTGGCCGCGCGAGCTGCGGCAACCGCGTGTGGCTGGCCCGCCCGCCGCCGGACTCCGAGGAAGCCAGGGAGGAAGGAGACGGCGTGGGCGAGCTGATGGTGGAAGGCCCCACCGTGATGATGGGCTACTGGGGCCAGCCGCCCCATGGCGCCCGCCCGTATGCCACGGGGGACCGCTGCCGCGAGCTGCCGGACGGCACCTTCGAGTACCTGGGCCGCCGCGACAACCTGCTGAAGGTGCGCGGGCGCCGCATCGAGGCGGGTGAAATCGAGGCGGCCCTGCTCGCGCACCCGGACATCCGCGAGGTGGGGGTGGTCGCCACCGGCGCCGGACTGGAGGCGCGGCTGGTGGCCTTCGTGGTCAGCGGCGCGGCCAAGGCCCCCTCCCTGCTCAAGGTGAAGAAGCACTGCGCGGAGCGGCTCCCCCGCTACATGATCGTCGACGAGGTCCGCGCGCTGCCGGAGCTGCCACGCACCCAGAATGGCAAGCTCGACCGGCGCGAGCTGCGGGAGCGGGCGCAGCGGCCCTCGACACGCTGA
- a CDS encoding DUF1318 domain-containing protein has product MNHRGLLLWAALAASGCISAPEIVMVDRATALEEQASGSFKDVEQRLARAGMNPTPVPLTPNQLEALGIQPTALVENLGRTPADRLDDLLRRHCVGEGRDGLLANTRRRCQAGRMTADDVALVERVNRSRKQLWKWMQSVRPDVPEETLRRNWHKVHAEGVVCGGWVEAEDGTWGEKPC; this is encoded by the coding sequence ATGAACCACCGTGGGTTGCTGCTGTGGGCCGCGCTCGCCGCGTCCGGGTGCATCAGCGCGCCGGAGATCGTCATGGTGGACCGCGCGACGGCGCTCGAGGAGCAGGCCTCCGGCTCGTTCAAGGACGTGGAGCAGCGGCTGGCGCGCGCGGGCATGAACCCCACGCCGGTGCCGCTCACGCCCAACCAGTTGGAGGCGCTGGGCATCCAGCCCACGGCGCTGGTGGAGAACCTCGGCAGGACGCCCGCGGACCGCCTGGACGACCTGCTGCGCCGCCACTGCGTGGGTGAAGGACGGGATGGCCTGCTGGCGAACACGCGCCGCCGCTGCCAGGCGGGGCGCATGACGGCCGATGACGTGGCCCTGGTGGAGCGGGTGAACCGCTCCCGCAAGCAGCTCTGGAAGTGGATGCAGTCGGTCCGCCCGGACGTCCCGGAGGAGACGCTGCGCCGGAACTGGCACAAGGTCCACGCGGAGGGTGTCGTCTGCGGGGGCTGGGTCGAGGCCGAGGATGGCACCTGGGGAGAGAAGCCGTGCTGA